The segment CCCGGACTGCTACATGGACAAGCTGGTCGTCGGGCCAGAGTGTCAGGGAGTTGTCGATATCACTCTTCCGCCGCGCGTGAACGTGCGACTGATGTCGAAGGCGCTCGGCAAAGACGTCGACGAGTGCATCATCGGCATTTTGGATCGTCCGCGACACGACGCGCTGATACAGGAGTTGCGCGACGCAGGGTGCCGCGTACATTTGGTACCAGACGGCGACCTGTCCGTCGCGATCGCGGCTCTCGATCCTGATTCCGGCGTTGACGGATTGATGGGCATCGGCGGCGCGCCGGAGGGAGTGCTGACGGCGGCGGCGGTGCTCTGCTCCGGCGGCGGAATGCAGGCGAGGTTCGCGTTCAAGGACGATGCCGAGCGCGCACGGGCAGAGAGCATGGTCGAAGGCGACGTCGACCGCGTGTTCAACACAGAGGAGATGGCTTCGGGGAGCGTCGTGTTCTCCGCGACCGGCGTTACGTCCGGCGACCTGCTGAAGGGCGTGATGTACAAGCGCGGCTACGCGCAGACCGAGTCGATCGTCATGCGCTCGTCCGGCATCATCCGCCGGATCGAGACGATCCACATAGATTGATCTGCTGGCAACCGGCAAGGGAATACAAGTCCTATAAGTCTTATAGGTCGTATAAGACCTATTCTTCGCACCGCTGAGCTTTGGGCGATGCTCGCTACTTGTCGGGCAGATCGTAGTCGTTACGCTCGGCTGGGTCGTCGCTGAAGTACTGCACGAATTCCCAGTCGTTGCCCTCGGGGTCGTGAAAGTAAACGCGCATGCGGTGAGGGTGGTTGTTCGGCGGGGTCGACTCGCTGTATCCGGCGGCGAGCATCCGCTCCCGCAGCGCAGTCGCGTCGTCGACGACGTACGCGAGATGGTTTACTCCCGGCGCGCCGGAGTACGGCTTCCACGTCTTGTCGGTGTCCTGTGTCGCGGGGCTCAGCGCGATGTAAGTGTCGTCGGTGCCGAGGTGCATCCAGGTGCGGTCGCCGCTCGTCGTCTTGCCCTCTCCGCGCACCCGAAACTCCGGGAAGGCGGTCTGCAAGAACTTCACGATCGCGTCCACATTCCGGACGCAGATGTTCGCATGCTCAAGTGTCATATAACTACACCATAAAGGGTCACCGACGGTCCTTTAGCCTAGCCCAGTACTTGTCGCGGAAGTACGTGTGCCGACTCACCAGCGGCACCGGCTGCCCGGCGATAAAGACGTACTTCATGTTCGTCGTCAGCTCGAACGGGTCGCCGTCGGTGATGATGAAGTTCGCCGCTTTGCCGACCTCGATCGAGCCGAGCCGGTCGGCGACGCCGAACATCTCGGCGGGCCAGATCGTCAGCGCCTTGATCGCGTCATCGTGCGAAAGTCCGTACGCGCAGCTCATGCCGACGCGGAACGGAAGCATCATCGACGTCGCGTTCCCGCCGCTCTCGAAGCCGAACTTGACGCCAGCCTTTGCTAGCAGATACGGCACAACGTACGGCGTGTCGTACGGGTCGTATTCGTTGGTCGTGTTGTTCGCAGAAAGAGTCGAGCGACCGGCTGGCGGAATCAGCACCGGGATGTTCTCGCGCGCCAGCATTTCGGCCTCGCGCCACGCCTCCGCCGCACCCGCGAGGATCACCCTGAGGTTGTTCCGCTTGGCGAAGTCCACCGCCGCGCGGATCGTCGCGGCGCTTCGCACGCGCAGCAGCACCGGCTTCTGGCCGGTCACATACGGGATCATCGCTTCGAGCTGCAGGTCTCGCTCCGACGGACGGTTCTTCGCGTATTCGAGTGCCTTCTGGAAGTACTCATCCAGCGCCTTGATCCGCCTCGGCAGTTCGCGCTCTTGCTCTTCTTGAGTCGGGAAAACCGTGTCGTGATCGTGCTCGCTCGGCGGGGGAATGAGACCGTCGAGCCACTCCAGCCCGATGCTCGCCCAGTCGTCTGCGTCGCAGCAAAGCTGATTGAACAGACTCAACTTCGGGTACCTCGACGTGTTGGGGAAGTTGACGACGAGCGCGGCGTCCGGCTGCATCGCGATCTGCTCGGTGGTCAGGCCGTGGTGCTGGATGAGCGCGCCCTGACCGGAAATAGTGCCGCCGCTGGGGCGCGTGAACGAGTGGGTCACGCCGGCGTAGCGGTCGGTCCCCATGTACGCGCTCTCTACGTAAAGCGCCGTCGATGCGCGCAGGTCCGGCTGGTGAGTGCCGAGCTCTCGACCGTCGTTCGTCTGTCTGATTCCAGACACCTCGACGAGTCCGATCTGCGTGCCGCCGTCGATGAATCCCGGATAGACGTGCATTCCCGTGGCGTCAATGACCGTTCCATCCGGTCCGACTTCGAACGAGTCGGCGAACGCTTGTATCTTGCCGTTGCTAACGATCAGATACTTGCCGTCGATGACTCCGCCAGTGACCGTGTGTATCGTCGCGCCGACTATCACATAAGTATCTGCACTTGCGGGCACATTCGGCTCGCGTTCGTAGTTAACAGGCGGCAGGTTCTTAACGGTTGGAGTGATGCCGTCAACACCAAAAGCATCGCGTCTTTCGAAGTACACGACGCCCTCGATCATCGTCATGATCGGCTTTGAATAAACGGAGAGCGGATGGCCGTCCCATAGGGCGAGATCGGCGTCCTTTCCGACCTCGATGCTGCCGGTTCGGTGATCGATTCCCAGTTGCGAAGCTGGGTTGATCGTGAGCATCTTCAGCGCTTCGTTCGCCGGCACTCCGCCAAACCTCATCACCTTCGCGGCGTCGATGTTCAGTGCGCTCGTGCCGCTCAATCCGTCCGTGTTGATCGAGACGGTCATGCCCGCGTGGTAGCAGATCGCGGCGTTGAACGGGATCGCGTCGTAAGCCTCGATCTTGTAACCCCAGTGATCGGCGAACATCCCTGCGCCGACTCCAGCAGCCGCCATTTCCGGGGCGATCTTGTACGCTTCGAGAGCGTGTTGCATCGCGCCGATCTTGAACCCGAACTCCTGGCTCAGCCGGACCATCATCAGCATTTCGTCCGCTCGGTAGCTGTGGCAGTGCACCCACACCTTTCCGGCCAGGATGTCGGCGAGCGTCTCCAGCCGGACATCCATCGCGACCTCCTCTCCGGCGTCCTGCTTTGCGCGATATGCGCGTGCTTGCTCGAACGCGCGGCGGTAGACGGCCTCGACGCCCATGCGCGTCGACGGGAAGCGCCTGTTGCTCGTGGAGCTCTTGCGCGTGACGTTTTCGCCGAGTGCAAACTTGATCATTCGCGGCGCGTCGGGGATCAGGAAATCTTCGACCGACGTGTTGTACTTGTACTTGACGACGACGCTCTCGCCGCCGATCGGATTTGCGCTGCCGTGCAGCAGCAGGCCGGCGGTGTGGCCGCTGGCCAGCGCTTGCCAAATCGACTTCGCGGTCGGGTTGATCACGTCTTGCATGCGGACTTCGGCGACGATCGACTCGGACCCCTCGTTCGTGCCGTCGATCCCTCGGTGCGAGTGGGTGTCCACGATGCCGGGCATGAGGTGTTTCCCAGTCGCGTCGATGACGACGAACCCGCTTGGCGCAGACAAACTGCGGCCGATCTCCGCGATCTTGCCGTCGCGAATCAGCACGTCGGTCGATTCCAAATCGCCGTTCGTGACCGTCAACACGGTCGCGTTTCTTATGAGTGCGTTGCCGTTGGTGACGGTCTTCGGAACCCTGTGTTCCGGAAGCTCGAACGGCCCGCTCTGTTGAAGCGGTCCGGTGGCCGATAGCGCCAAAACGAGTGCTGCTGCGTTGATCACTGTTGTTCCTCCTGCTCGATATCGTGCTGCTCCCCTGCGACGAAGACCGTGCGAACTTCCGAGGTGTCCAACGCGAAATCGCCGGTGAAGATTGCAAGGTTTGCGATCTTGCCCGCCTCGATCGTGCCGACGTCGTCGGAGACGCCGAGAATCGCCGCGGCTCCGATCGTCAGGGCGCGGAGCGCTGCCTCACGCGGGAGTCCTCGCCCGATGTGCCAGCGGACGTTTTCCAGCAATGCGTCCCTGTCGGAGTCTCCCGTAAACGCGAACGGCACGCCCGATTCGTAAAGCTTGACCACGTACTGCGACTCCTCTTCCCACTCTGCGTGGCGGGCTTGCATTACCTCGATCGGAGGATCGTTCAACCGGCGAACCGGATCTTCGTTCAACTCTGTCGATGGCTCCCTGTTCGGCTCGACGTCGAGGATGACCGCAATGCGTCGTGCCAGGAGTTCATCCGCCTTCATCCACGCTTCGTCCCCACCGACGATGATAGTTTTCAGGCCAAAATCGTCGGTCACGGCGAGCACGCGGTGGATGTCCCGCGCCGATCGACCGGCGAAGAGAGTCGGCACGAATCTCGACGTCGCGTCTGTAAGCGCTGCGAGCACCGGGTTCTCGTCGCCAGTCGGTCGGTACGCCCCAGCGTCGATCAGCAGCTGTCTCATCAGCGCCGTTCGCGCCATGAGGCTTCCGGGATATCCCGATCCGCTGCTCGATGCCAGGCTGAAGTACTGGCCAGACTTCGCGCGGAGGATTACCTCGGACTCGTCAGAGGTGAGGTTGATGATCGCGGAGTATCCGCCGAACGCCGCCCGTCCCGACGATACTTGGACCGTGGTGATGCCTTGACCCCAAAACTCATCGTCAAAACCCTCGGCGTCGACGTGCTCAGCAGCGACCAGTTCGGGGAACACGCCCTTTCGGTTCTCGTGCCAGAACGTCGCTGGCGCCGTCGCCACTGAATCCGGCGGATCGTCGTTTTCGGGCGACTTTGGCAGATCCAAGAACGCCCTGGTGTAGGCGTCGATGAACCCCGGATAGACGGTCATGCCTGCGGCGTCCACGACGCGGTACTCAGCTTCGTCGAAGCTCAAGTCGGCTCCGACGGCTTCTATGCGCGAGCCATCGAGCAAGATAGAACCGCGCTCGATGATCGAGCCGTTGCCGATCTCGATCCGAGCGTTGACGATCGCCACCTTCTCTGCCGCAGCAAAGGAGGATATCAGCGCAACGGTGACGACTACGAGAGCCGAGCGCAAACCAAATCCAGGTATCGATTTCATGTAATCTCCAGCGGATAACGGATCGGCAAGATTCTGGCACATCGAGAATCGGGCGTGAGAATCAGGCGAATTCGGGAACTTCCGCCGCGCCAAACCGTACTATCGCTGGAATGCCAATCAGGACCTCGCTGAACATTCGCCGCTCAGGTTCGTTTCAACCTTCCATGACCTGGAGCGAGAACAGGTGATCGACGACGTCAAAGTACGCGCCAAGGAAGGGCAGAGCACCGACAACGGACGACTAGGACTTGAATTCGTAGATTTGGACGAGGTGAAGCCTCAGTCCGAGGCGCTCGACATGGTGTCGGGCGACTTCGCGCTGAACCATCAGGTGCTGCCTCTTCGGCTGGAAGGAGATACGTTGGTCGTCGCGATAGGCGGGATAGACTCGTTGCGCGCGGCTGATGATCTCGGCGTCCTGACCGGCAAGCCGATCCAGCCAGTGCTGGCCGACCCAATCCTGATCAGGCAGCGCATCGAGGATCGATTCCTCGAGGGCATGATCGCCGACCTGCCTGGAGACGAGGCTGGCGTGATCGACGTCGACGAGACGACCGACCTCGCTGATCTCCAGAAGATGGCCGGCGAGGCCGCAGTCGTGCAGCTCGTCAATCTGGTGTTCGCGCAAGCGGTCAGAGACGGCGTGAGCGACGTCCACATCGAGCCGTACGAGAGGGAAGTGAAGATTCGGTTCAGGGTTGACGGCATCCTGTCCGACGCGTTCACTCCGCCGAAGCGCATGCACGCGGCGATCGTCTCGCGCATCAAGATTCTCGCCGAGATGAACATCGCCGAGCGGCGGTTGCCGCAGGACGGTCGCATCAAGATTACGATCGCCGGTCGGCAGATCGACGTGCGCGTCTCTATCATCCCGACGGTGCTGGGCGAGCGGGCGGTCATGCGAATCCTCGACAAGACGACCGCCATGCTCGGCCTGAGACAGTTGGGCATGTCGGGCTCCACGCTCAAGGTGTTCGAGCGCATCATCAACGTGCCGTACGGAATGCTCCTCGTGACGGGCCCGACCGGCTCCGGCAAGTCGACGACGCTCTATGCGGCGATGCAGCAGATCTATTCGCCGGCGCTCAACATCCTCACGATCGAGGATCCGGTCGAGTACCAGGTGGCGGGCATCGGACAGATCCAGGTCCGGCCGAACATCGGCCTCACGTTTGCAAACGGTTTGAGGAGTATTGTGCGCCAGGATCCGGACGTGATCATGGTCGGCGAAATCCGCGACCACGAGACCGCTGACATCGCGATTCACGCTGCGTTGACCGGGCACCTGGTCTTCAGCACGCTCCACACCAACGACGCGGCGTCGGCCATCACTCGCTTGCTCGATATGGGCATCGAGCCGTATCTTGCAGCGTCCTCTATCGTCGGAGTACTCGCTCAGAGGCTTGTCCGCGTAATCTGCCCGAACTGCAAAGAGCGCGCGCCAAAGGACGAGGATCAAATGTACGCTCTCGGAATCGACCGTTCAGAATTCGACAAGGTCGAGTTCATGCGGGGCGCAGGCTGCGACAAGTGCGGCGACACTGGATATCGGGGCAGGCAGGGCGTATTCGAGCTGCTCATAGTGGATGAAGAGGTGCGTCACATGACGGTGGAGCGCGAACCGTCGAGCTATATCAAGCGCCACGCTTTGAAGAATCAGGGAATGACGACCCTGCTGGCGGATGGCCGCGCCAGGGCGCTGGCGGGCATCACCTCGCCGCAAGAGGTTCTGCGCGTATGCCAGAGGGACGATGTCTAGACGATGACGACTTTCGCATACACAGCCGTTGAGCCGAGCGGTCGCAAGAAGAGCGGATTCATCGAGGCGATGGACGCCACTTCGGCCATCGCAGCCGTCACCGCTGCCGGCCGGCAGGTCCTTGACATCCGCGAGCAAGATGGCGGAACAAAGAAGGGACCGCAGTCCAAATCGATCGCGTTGTTCGCCCGCCGGGCCTCGAAGGCCGATCTAGCGCTGTTCTCAAGGCGACTGTCCGATCTCACGGGAGCTGGCTTGCCGATCGATCGCGTCCTTCAGGTCCTTGGTGAACAGTCCGAGAGCCCAGTGCTCGTCGAGGTGGCTGCGGCAGCGCTGATTGACGTGAAAGAGGGGCTTCCGCTCAGCCAGGCTCTCGCAAAGTTCCCAAAGCTGTTCCCGCAGATTTACACGCAGACGCTGCGGGCTGGAGAGCAGTCCGGTCAGTTTTCAGAATCCGCAGACAGGCTTGCTGACTTGCAGGAGAACGAAGTTGCTCGTCACAGCCAGATCATTTCGGCGCTCATATATCCGATGGTCTTGACGTTCGTTGCGATCATCGTCGTCATTGTCCTCCTGACGTTCGTAATCCCGAAGCTGTCGGGCGTATTTGCGGATCAAGGCGAGGCCCTTCCGCTGGCGACGAAGATTTTGCTAGGCACGTCAGGGTTCATGATCGCGAATTGGCTGCCGATCGTCATCGTTACCGCAGCTGTGATCGTTTTGGGCCGTATCTGGCTCTCCTCCGATGTGGGCAGGTTGGCCAGGGACACGTTTGCGCTGCGCGCGCCTGGTTTCGGCAAGTTATTGCGAAAGGCGATCATTGCGCGCTACTCGCGAGTTCTAGGTACGCTGATCAAGGGCGGCGTGCCGATCTTGGACAGTATCAAACTGGCTGGGCTTGCGGCCGGCAACAAGGTTTTCGAAGCGAAGAACAAGCTGGTAGCGGACGATATTCGTGAGGGGAAGACGATTGCTGCCGCGCTCGTGGACGCTGACGAATTCCCGCCCGTTCTGACGCACATGGTGGCGATCGGTGAGGAGACGGGCGACCTGCCGAAGATGCTAGGCCGCGTCGCTGACAGCTTGGATTTCGAAGTGGAACAGGGGCTCCGACGTCTTACATCGATGGTCGAGCCCATAATCGTCGTGGGGATGGGCGCGTTCGTGGCATTCATCGTGCTCTCGATCATGCTGCCGATCTTCCAGGCGCAAGAACTGATCAGATAATGATCATGCGAGACAGAACAATGAAAAATAATCGGAAACGGATCGGCTTCACGCTCATCGAGCTGGTTGTCGTGATCCTGATTCTCGGCGTACTCGCGGCGATGATCGTCCCTCGGGTGATCGGGCGAGCCGACGACGCCAAGGTTGCAGCGGCGAAGAGCGATCTTGCAATGTTGGCTGATATGGTCGATCGGTTCAGACTCGATACCGGGCGGTTCCCAACAGATGAGGAGGGTCTGTACGCTCTGGTCGAAGAGCCGCAGGACGTTGATGGTTGGCGCGGACCGTACTCTCGCAAGTTAGAAATTCCGCTGGATCCGTGGGGCTTCGAATACCTGTACGAGTATCCCGGCGTGACTGACGACAGCTTCTTGCTCATGTCGTTTGGCAAGGACGGTGCTCCGGAAGGTGATGGACCGAGCGAAGACTTGATTGGAAGTGAATAGACGAGGCTTTACCCTGATCGAAGTCGCGGTCGTCATCACTTTGGTAGCGATCTTGGCGACGCTCGTCATCCCGAGCGTATTCGCGGCAAAACGGTCGCAAGACGCCCAGGCTGTGCGGCAGGACGTGTTCGGCTTCTTTACAGCCGCCCGCGTCGAGGCGATCGGTTCGGGCCGAATAGTCGTCGTCCGATTTGACAACAGCGGCAGTCAACTGGTGGCCGAGAGCTTCGATCCAGTTACCGAGCAGCAGGTGGAGCTGAACGTGTACGAGGTTCCGGACTTCGTCGCGGCTGAGAGCTTCCTATTGGGCGACGAACTGGTGTCTTCCGTCGAGTGGGAAGTGAGGTTCTATCCTGACGGCAGCTGTGACGCTGCCGAGTTCGAGATGCTCGACGGCTCCCTTGTCGTCTTAGTAACGCTCGATCCGGCGACGGGCCGCGTGACGGTCGGCGAGGAGTTGGAAGAGGAGGAGGTCGATGACTCTTGGCCTGCCGGGGAGCTTGAAATACGTGCATAAGCGCGGACTGACGCTCGTCGAAGTGCTCGTGGCGATCGTTTTGGTCGGCGTCGGCTTGGCGTCGCTGGTCGCGGGGCTTGGGTCGCTGACGCGCAGCTACTCGAGCGCACAGGAGCGCGAGATCATGCACAGGCTCGCGCACGAGAAGTACGAGGATCTGCTGGCGACCGGCGACTGGATCACGGTCTCTGACGGCGACTTCGAAGACGTTCGGTACGCGAAGTACGAGTGGGAGGTTGAGACCTCGACGACGGAGGTCGAGGACCTCGAATCGCTGCGCGTTATAGTCCGGGTTATTGACGCCGGAGACAACGCGGCCGTCGTCGCCGAGGGGCTCGTCTACCGGCCACTGGTGGCCAGCGAGGGCGGCGCACAGTGAAGCGTCGAGGTCTGACCCTCATCGAGCTGCTGGTCGTGCTCGGCATCAACGGCTTGCTCGTCACCGCGATCGTCGCCGCTTACCAGGTCGGCATGCAGTTCCAGCAGAACGTTCCTCAGGCGGAGGTGCGGTTTCAGGCAGACCTGGACTTCGAGCGCAGACTCGAAACTCTGTTCAAGGCCGCGTATCTCAGCAGCGACGACGCCGACTTCACGACGTACTTCTTGATGTACGCGAGCGGAGGAAACCTGGCGGAGCCGGACACGCTCGTGATGACCTGCGTCGGGATACCGCCGATCGGCGCGTTCCTCAATTCCGAAGAGGAGTTCGAAGACCTGAACGACCAGTTTGGGCCGCAAGGGGGCATAGTGGAGATCTCCATTTCGACGTATCCAGTCGGCGACGCGCCGGTCGATCAAGGCGTGTTCCTGCGCGTTCAATCTCCGTCGGACGGCGACTTTACGCAGGGCGGATATGAATCCGTGTTGCGCGAAGACATCATCGAGTTCCGCGTTTACTTCTTCGACGGCGTCGAGTGGATCGAGGAGTGGGACACGTTCACCGGTCAGCGGCGAATCCCAGCCGCGATTCTTGTCGAGTATCAGCTCGAAGATGAAGAGGACCTTCGCTCGTTCATCGTCAGGCTTCCGAACAGCGACGTGACGGCTGACGATCCGTTGACTCAGGAGATCATCCAATGAGGCAGCGGGGAAGCGCGTTCATCATGGCTCTAGTCGCGATCGTCGTGCTTGCCGCCGTTCTGGCGTCAGCGGCAGCGAATACGCGCACGATGTTGAAGGGCCAGGCGCACCGAATCGACGAGCAGCGAGCCGAGCGAATGGCAGAAGCCGCAATTCAGTTTGCGATCGCCCAGATGCTGACCGTCGATACCGCTACGGTCACATTCGATGACGATTGGGCGCTCATAGGCGAGGCCGGAGACGAAGCGATCTACGTTGGCGACGGATACTTTCGAGTCGAGATTATCGACGCAGGATCGCGGGTCAATCTCAATTTGGCGACCCGAGAGCAGTTCGAGATCCTAGGCCTCCTTCCAGACCAGATCGACTCCATCCTCGATTGGCGCGAGCCCGACTTGCAACCGCGCATCGAGGGCGCAAAGGACGAGTACTACAACGCTCTGACAGATCCGTACAACGTCAAGCTGGCCGACTTCGACACCGTAGACGAACTGCTGATGGTCAAGGGTATCGATGCGCAGACGCTGTACGAACCGCCGACCGAGACCAGCGGA is part of the Armatimonadota bacterium genome and harbors:
- the glpX gene encoding class II fructose-bisphosphatase, with product MDGYKHLDFLQVTEAAALASSRWVGKGKRDEADEAACSAMREKLNKMEMCATIVIGEGERDEAPMLYIGEKLGQGDGPNIQIAVDPLEGTNLCANGTPNAIAVLAAAVEGEGFLMHAPDCYMDKLVVGPECQGVVDITLPPRVNVRLMSKALGKDVDECIIGILDRPRHDALIQELRDAGCRVHLVPDGDLSVAIAALDPDSGVDGLMGIGGAPEGVLTAAAVLCSGGGMQARFAFKDDAERARAESMVEGDVDRVFNTEEMASGSVVFSATGVTSGDLLKGVMYKRGYAQTESIVMRSSGIIRRIETIHID
- a CDS encoding VOC family protein; translation: MTLEHANICVRNVDAIVKFLQTAFPEFRVRGEGKTTSGDRTWMHLGTDDTYIALSPATQDTDKTWKPYSGAPGVNHLAYVVDDATALRERMLAAGYSESTPPNNHPHRMRVYFHDPEGNDWEFVQYFSDDPAERNDYDLPDK
- a CDS encoding amidohydrolase family protein, giving the protein MINAAALVLALSATGPLQQSGPFELPEHRVPKTVTNGNALIRNATVLTVTNGDLESTDVLIRDGKIAEIGRSLSAPSGFVVIDATGKHLMPGIVDTHSHRGIDGTNEGSESIVAEVRMQDVINPTAKSIWQALASGHTAGLLLHGSANPIGGESVVVKYKYNTSVEDFLIPDAPRMIKFALGENVTRKSSTSNRRFPSTRMGVEAVYRRAFEQARAYRAKQDAGEEVAMDVRLETLADILAGKVWVHCHSYRADEMLMMVRLSQEFGFKIGAMQHALEAYKIAPEMAAAGVGAGMFADHWGYKIEAYDAIPFNAAICYHAGMTVSINTDGLSGTSALNIDAAKVMRFGGVPANEALKMLTINPASQLGIDHRTGSIEVGKDADLALWDGHPLSVYSKPIMTMIEGVVYFERRDAFGVDGITPTVKNLPPVNYEREPNVPASADTYVIVGATIHTVTGGVIDGKYLIVSNGKIQAFADSFEVGPDGTVIDATGMHVYPGFIDGGTQIGLVEVSGIRQTNDGRELGTHQPDLRASTALYVESAYMGTDRYAGVTHSFTRPSGGTISGQGALIQHHGLTTEQIAMQPDAALVVNFPNTSRYPKLSLFNQLCCDADDWASIGLEWLDGLIPPPSEHDHDTVFPTQEEQERELPRRIKALDEYFQKALEYAKNRPSERDLQLEAMIPYVTGQKPVLLRVRSAATIRAAVDFAKRNNLRVILAGAAEAWREAEMLARENIPVLIPPAGRSTLSANNTTNEYDPYDTPYVVPYLLAKAGVKFGFESGGNATSMMLPFRVGMSCAYGLSHDDAIKALTIWPAEMFGVADRLGSIEVGKAANFIITDGDPFELTTNMKYVFIAGQPVPLVSRHTYFRDKYWARLKDRR
- a CDS encoding amidohydrolase family protein, translated to MKSIPGFGLRSALVVVTVALISSFAAAEKVAIVNARIEIGNGSIIERGSILLDGSRIEAVGADLSFDEAEYRVVDAAGMTVYPGFIDAYTRAFLDLPKSPENDDPPDSVATAPATFWHENRKGVFPELVAAEHVDAEGFDDEFWGQGITTVQVSSGRAAFGGYSAIINLTSDESEVILRAKSGQYFSLASSSGSGYPGSLMARTALMRQLLIDAGAYRPTGDENPVLAALTDATSRFVPTLFAGRSARDIHRVLAVTDDFGLKTIIVGGDEAWMKADELLARRIAVILDVEPNREPSTELNEDPVRRLNDPPIEVMQARHAEWEEESQYVVKLYESGVPFAFTGDSDRDALLENVRWHIGRGLPREAALRALTIGAAAILGVSDDVGTIEAGKIANLAIFTGDFALDTSEVRTVFVAGEQHDIEQEEQQ
- a CDS encoding type II secretion system F family protein, with protein sequence MTTFAYTAVEPSGRKKSGFIEAMDATSAIAAVTAAGRQVLDIREQDGGTKKGPQSKSIALFARRASKADLALFSRRLSDLTGAGLPIDRVLQVLGEQSESPVLVEVAAAALIDVKEGLPLSQALAKFPKLFPQIYTQTLRAGEQSGQFSESADRLADLQENEVARHSQIISALIYPMVLTFVAIIVVIVLLTFVIPKLSGVFADQGEALPLATKILLGTSGFMIANWLPIVIVTAAVIVLGRIWLSSDVGRLARDTFALRAPGFGKLLRKAIIARYSRVLGTLIKGGVPILDSIKLAGLAAGNKVFEAKNKLVADDIREGKTIAAALVDADEFPPVLTHMVAIGEETGDLPKMLGRVADSLDFEVEQGLRRLTSMVEPIIVVGMGAFVAFIVLSIMLPIFQAQELIR
- the gspG gene encoding type II secretion system major pseudopilin GspG, translating into MKNNRKRIGFTLIELVVVILILGVLAAMIVPRVIGRADDAKVAAAKSDLAMLADMVDRFRLDTGRFPTDEEGLYALVEEPQDVDGWRGPYSRKLEIPLDPWGFEYLYEYPGVTDDSFLLMSFGKDGAPEGDGPSEDLIGSE
- a CDS encoding type II secretion system protein is translated as MNRRGFTLIEVAVVITLVAILATLVIPSVFAAKRSQDAQAVRQDVFGFFTAARVEAIGSGRIVVVRFDNSGSQLVAESFDPVTEQQVELNVYEVPDFVAAESFLLGDELVSSVEWEVRFYPDGSCDAAEFEMLDGSLVVLVTLDPATGRVTVGEELEEEEVDDSWPAGELEIRA
- a CDS encoding prepilin-type N-terminal cleavage/methylation domain-containing protein, yielding MTLGLPGSLKYVHKRGLTLVEVLVAIVLVGVGLASLVAGLGSLTRSYSSAQEREIMHRLAHEKYEDLLATGDWITVSDGDFEDVRYAKYEWEVETSTTEVEDLESLRVIVRVIDAGDNAAVVAEGLVYRPLVASEGGAQ
- a CDS encoding prepilin-type N-terminal cleavage/methylation domain-containing protein, which translates into the protein MKRRGLTLIELLVVLGINGLLVTAIVAAYQVGMQFQQNVPQAEVRFQADLDFERRLETLFKAAYLSSDDADFTTYFLMYASGGNLAEPDTLVMTCVGIPPIGAFLNSEEEFEDLNDQFGPQGGIVEISISTYPVGDAPVDQGVFLRVQSPSDGDFTQGGYESVLREDIIEFRVYFFDGVEWIEEWDTFTGQRRIPAAILVEYQLEDEEDLRSFIVRLPNSDVTADDPLTQEIIQ